The nucleotide sequence GTTTCTTTATGAATCTTTCAACATCCGGGTTTATCTTACATGAAAACTCGGAAAGAACCTGAAGCAGCGTGTCCTCTCCGAGTCCATGACTTCCATCGCCCAAATACTCACGAATGTTGAAAACTGTATATTTACTTGTTTCCTGCATTCGCTTTCTTCCTTTTCTCCATAAATTTCGCTATATCTTTCGGGTCAGTTAAAAAAGTAGCGCTGACATTGACAGGAGGCGTAGGGTTATTAGCAGATGCTTCAATCGCATCAGCAAACATCTCCACCTGCTTCTGGCCTGATATAACAAAATTCTTTGTAATGCTTGAAGTTGCCATAAAAAACACCTCCTTTATCAGTATGGCTCTTTTTACATTCCGCATACTATCCCATTTACATTGTACGGTTTTATCATCGCTTTTGCAACAGGATTTTTATGAATTTTTTATGCCTACATTGTTACCCCCTTCCCCTTTTCCTTATGCTTCTCCTGTTTTTCTGTTCCAGACACCTTAGCCTTGAACGCTTCCAGTTTCTCTCTCAGCGATGTCCGCTGCACAGGCTTGTCAGCCATTGCCGCCGCCAGTTTCGCCCCCTGTGGCTTTCCATTGTCCACTGCGTAATTATGCCCTGCGTTTTCTACCGGGTATGGAATCGGCACATCCACAGCGCTTTCTCCGGTTTCCGGCTTTATGGAAGCCTCTTCCTCCTGCCCTGACTTCTGGACATCATGTCCAGAAGTTTCCTGTCCTTCGTTTTCTTCCTCCGGCCCATCGTCCATGCCGAGTGCGTCATCGCCCTTTTCGTCCATATTGAGCAGGGCATTTAAGGCGGATAAGCGTTCCAGCTTCTCCGCAAGTTCCGCTTCCTGTGCGAATGATATGGTATAAAAAAAGTTGACAGCCCATTCTCAAGGATTTGAGATATAATCAAGAGAATAAGGAGTGAACAAAAATGGCAGAAAACAGGCAATACGACCATGAATACAAAGTACAGGCAGTGAAACTCGCAAAGGAAATCGGACAAGCAAAAGCCGCCAAAGAACTGGGGGTACCAAAGAATACTATGTATGGCTGGGTACGGGCCAACCGCCCTGGCAGCCTCGACCTTGGGGCAGGTTCACAGACCCCGCAAAGCGCCATGACGCTTAATGAGGAACTCTTAAAGCTCCGACAGCAGGTTAAGGAACAGGAAAAAGAAATCCGCCGTTTGAAAAAGGAAAATGACTTTCTTGAGGAAGCC is from Lachnospiraceae bacterium JLR.KK002 and encodes:
- a CDS encoding transposase, which gives rise to MAENRQYDHEYKVQAVKLAKEIGQAKAAKELGVPKNTMYGWVRANRPGSLDLGAGSQTPQSAMTLNEELLKLRQQVKEQEKEIRRLKKENDFLEEASAFFAASRLRSAKTKE